One Paenarthrobacter aurescens TC1 DNA window includes the following coding sequences:
- a CDS encoding putative oxidoreductase translates to MSSTDLTPEEIQACLKVLTTIHVYDEEHPDYVAVRRATGKMFKAVKRHRRVTKRDSIAEADRAVIAMTATAAPDRIDDETRGNKLAPSATGEIAGHLIRSRPCYICKKHYTQVDAFYHQLCPECAAFSHSKRDARTDLTGRRALLTGGRAKIGMYIALRLLRDGAHTTITTRFPKDAARRFAAMEDSSEWLHRLRIVGIDLRDPAQVMALTDSLNEAGPLDIIINNAAQTVRRSGNAYKPLVDAEDEPLPAALDAANGGPELVTFGHAHDKHPLALASSVTEHPVLAGDAITSLALSTGSASLERIESGTAIDAGGLVPDLASINSWTQVVDEVDPLEMLEVQLCNVTAPFLLVSRLRDAMKRSTAHRKYIVNVSAMEGQFSRAYKGPGHPHTNMAKAALNMMTRTSAQEMLDSDGILMTAVDTGWITDERPHYTKVRLMEEGFHAPLDLVDGAARVYDPIVMGEKGEDQYGVFLKDYKPSPW, encoded by the coding sequence ATGAGCTCCACCGATCTGACGCCTGAAGAGATCCAGGCCTGCCTCAAGGTTCTGACCACGATCCACGTCTACGACGAAGAGCACCCGGACTATGTTGCAGTCCGCCGTGCCACCGGCAAGATGTTCAAGGCCGTCAAACGCCACCGTCGTGTCACCAAACGCGATTCCATCGCAGAGGCTGACCGCGCCGTCATCGCCATGACGGCTACCGCCGCGCCGGACCGCATTGACGACGAAACCCGCGGCAACAAGCTGGCACCCTCTGCCACCGGCGAGATCGCGGGTCATCTCATCCGCTCGCGTCCCTGCTATATCTGCAAAAAGCACTACACCCAGGTTGACGCTTTTTATCACCAGCTCTGTCCTGAGTGCGCGGCTTTCAGCCACAGCAAGCGCGATGCCCGCACCGATCTCACGGGACGCAGGGCCTTGTTGACCGGTGGACGCGCCAAGATCGGCATGTACATCGCACTGCGGCTTCTCCGTGATGGTGCCCACACCACCATCACCACTCGCTTCCCGAAGGACGCCGCGCGTCGGTTCGCTGCCATGGAAGACAGCAGCGAGTGGCTTCACCGGCTCCGGATCGTTGGCATAGACCTCCGCGATCCGGCACAAGTCATGGCATTGACGGACTCGCTCAACGAGGCCGGCCCGCTGGACATCATCATTAACAACGCCGCACAGACGGTGCGGCGTTCCGGCAACGCCTACAAGCCCTTGGTGGACGCTGAGGACGAGCCGTTGCCTGCAGCCCTTGACGCTGCCAACGGCGGCCCGGAGCTGGTGACCTTCGGGCATGCCCATGACAAGCACCCGCTGGCCCTCGCCAGCAGCGTCACCGAACATCCGGTCTTGGCGGGCGACGCGATCACGTCTCTGGCACTCTCCACCGGATCGGCATCACTGGAACGAATTGAATCGGGAACGGCCATCGACGCCGGTGGCCTGGTACCGGACCTCGCCTCCATCAACAGCTGGACCCAGGTGGTGGACGAGGTGGATCCCTTGGAGATGCTCGAGGTCCAGTTGTGCAACGTCACAGCACCCTTCCTGTTGGTCAGCCGTCTACGCGATGCCATGAAGCGGTCCACAGCCCACAGAAAGTACATCGTTAATGTCTCGGCCATGGAGGGGCAGTTCTCCCGCGCCTACAAGGGCCCAGGCCACCCCCACACCAACATGGCCAAGGCTGCGCTGAACATGATGACCCGGACCAGCGCACAGGAAATGCTGGATTCCGATGGCATCCTCATGACCGCAGTGGACACCGGATGGATCACTGACGAGCGGCCGCACTACACAAAGGTCCGGCTCATGGAAGAGGGATTCCATGCTCCATTGGACCTGGTGGACGGCGCCGCACGTGTGTACGACCCCATCGTGATGGGTGAAAAGGGTGAAGATCAGTACGGCGTCTTCCTCAAGGACTACAAGCCGTCACCTTGGTAG
- the glgC gene encoding glucose-1-phosphate adenylyltransferase (identified by match to protein family HMM PF00483; match to protein family HMM TIGR02091) translates to MTMALKKVLAIVLAGGEGNRLMPLTADRAKPAVPFAGGYRLIDFALSNLVNSGYLKIVVLTQYKSHSLDRHISETWRMSTQLGRYVASVPAQQRVGKSWFLGSANAIYQSLNLIHDDAPDIVVVVGADHVYRMDFSQMVEQHIASGAKATVAAVRQPLNMANQFGVIEVDQNDPQKIAAFVEKPASTPGLAADPTQFLASMGNYVFNADALVEALHVDAERLDTKHDMGGDIIPYFVDQGEAGVYDFTLNDIPGATERDRTYWRDVGTIDSFYDAHMDLISPVPIFNLYNSEWPIYTRQSISPPAKFVRGENNTVGTALDSIVASGVVVSGGIVEGSVLSNDAYVAAGSRVQDSVLMDKVRVGEGAVIKRAILDKNVKVPAGAAIGLDPALDKARGYKVTESGITVLAKGQVVPEPGEAELALSAQHRRGLPEAVKAATHDDPDIRDSAEKVAAGIQSRVADAAAQGAAH, encoded by the coding sequence GTGACCATGGCGTTGAAGAAAGTTCTGGCAATCGTATTGGCAGGCGGAGAAGGCAACCGACTCATGCCGCTGACGGCGGATCGGGCCAAGCCCGCGGTTCCGTTCGCAGGCGGCTACAGGCTAATTGACTTTGCACTATCCAATCTCGTTAATTCGGGATATTTGAAAATCGTCGTTCTGACGCAGTACAAATCGCACAGCCTTGACCGGCACATCTCGGAAACGTGGCGTATGTCCACGCAGCTGGGCCGCTACGTTGCTTCTGTTCCTGCGCAGCAACGTGTGGGCAAGAGCTGGTTCCTTGGCAGTGCCAACGCCATCTATCAATCGCTGAACCTCATCCATGACGACGCCCCGGACATCGTGGTAGTGGTCGGCGCTGACCACGTGTACCGCATGGACTTCTCCCAAATGGTGGAGCAGCACATTGCCAGTGGCGCCAAAGCAACAGTCGCTGCAGTGCGGCAGCCGCTGAACATGGCCAACCAGTTCGGCGTGATCGAGGTAGACCAGAACGATCCCCAGAAGATTGCCGCGTTCGTGGAGAAGCCGGCCAGCACCCCCGGGCTGGCTGCCGACCCCACACAGTTCCTGGCATCCATGGGCAACTACGTCTTCAATGCTGATGCCCTTGTTGAAGCGCTGCATGTGGACGCGGAACGCCTCGATACCAAGCACGACATGGGCGGTGACATCATCCCCTACTTCGTGGACCAAGGCGAAGCGGGCGTGTATGACTTTACGCTCAATGACATTCCCGGTGCCACCGAACGCGACCGGACCTACTGGCGCGACGTCGGCACCATCGACTCGTTCTACGACGCACACATGGACCTCATCTCCCCCGTGCCGATCTTCAACCTCTATAATTCCGAGTGGCCGATATACACGCGCCAGAGCATCTCGCCACCTGCAAAGTTTGTTCGAGGCGAGAACAACACAGTGGGAACGGCCCTCGATTCCATTGTTGCCAGCGGCGTTGTGGTTTCCGGTGGCATTGTGGAGGGATCAGTCCTCTCCAACGACGCCTACGTGGCGGCCGGCAGCAGGGTCCAGGACTCTGTGCTGATGGACAAAGTCCGCGTCGGCGAAGGTGCCGTGATCAAGCGGGCGATTCTCGACAAGAACGTCAAGGTCCCTGCCGGTGCGGCCATCGGCTTGGACCCGGCCTTGGATAAGGCCCGGGGATATAAGGTCACGGAGTCAGGCATTACCGTGCTGGCGAAGGGCCAGGTTGTCCCCGAGCCCGGTGAGGCAGAGCTCGCGCTGTCCGCTCAACACCGCCGGGGGCTGCCGGAAGCTGTCAAGGCAGCCACCCATGATGATCCCGATATCCGCGACTCCGCTGAAAAGGTAGCTGCAGGCATCCAGTCACGAGTGGCGGACGCCGCGGCGCAGGGTGCCGCGCATTAG
- the glgA gene encoding glycogen synthase (identified by match to protein family HMM PF00534; match to protein family HMM TIGR02149) codes for MVSVRIDIVTKEFPPEIYGGAGVHVAELSRVLAKHVDLHVRAFGAPRDADYHGATVASYATPEDLGEANAALQTLGVDLRIVPDIAGADLVHSHTWYANMAGHLASLLHGIPHVLSAHSLEPLRPWKAEQLGGGYALSSWVEKTAYEAAAAIIAVSDGMRQDILRSYPNVDPDKVRVVHNGIDVSLWERDEEDDAIRALGIDPAKPSVVFVGRNTRQKGVPYLLRAASSLPDDVQLVLCLGAADTPELAAETARLIEELQAKREGVVLIERMLPRKELIQVLSHATAFACPSIYEPLGIVNLEAMACGAAVVASATGGIPEVVQHGETGLLVELEQVTDGTGTPLDPEKFVSDFAAALNEVVADPARAREMGIAGRRRAEEHFSWESITETTLEVYRSVLR; via the coding sequence TTGGTTAGCGTGCGAATAGACATTGTGACTAAAGAATTCCCTCCGGAAATTTATGGCGGTGCCGGTGTCCACGTTGCCGAGCTCAGCCGGGTGCTGGCAAAGCACGTTGACCTTCACGTTCGGGCGTTCGGCGCGCCGCGTGATGCCGACTATCACGGGGCTACCGTGGCGTCCTACGCCACGCCCGAAGACCTCGGCGAAGCCAACGCTGCCCTCCAGACCCTCGGCGTGGACTTGAGGATCGTTCCGGACATTGCGGGAGCGGACCTTGTCCACTCGCACACCTGGTACGCCAACATGGCCGGCCACCTCGCGTCGCTGCTGCACGGCATTCCGCACGTGCTCAGCGCCCACAGCCTGGAGCCACTGCGCCCGTGGAAGGCGGAGCAGCTCGGAGGCGGCTATGCGCTGTCCTCCTGGGTGGAGAAGACGGCGTATGAGGCGGCCGCCGCCATCATTGCTGTGTCCGATGGCATGCGTCAGGACATCCTCCGCAGCTACCCCAACGTGGATCCGGACAAGGTCCGGGTTGTCCACAACGGCATCGACGTTTCCCTGTGGGAACGTGATGAAGAGGATGACGCAATCCGGGCACTGGGCATTGATCCTGCCAAGCCCAGCGTGGTCTTCGTGGGCCGCAACACCCGCCAGAAGGGTGTGCCGTACCTGCTCCGAGCCGCGTCAAGCCTGCCTGACGATGTCCAGTTGGTCCTGTGCCTCGGGGCCGCTGACACTCCCGAGCTCGCCGCCGAAACTGCGCGCCTCATCGAGGAGTTGCAGGCCAAGCGCGAAGGCGTCGTCCTCATTGAGCGGATGCTGCCCCGGAAGGAGCTGATCCAAGTCCTCAGCCACGCCACGGCCTTCGCCTGCCCTTCGATTTATGAGCCCCTGGGCATCGTGAACCTGGAAGCCATGGCCTGCGGTGCCGCAGTGGTGGCCAGTGCCACCGGCGGCATTCCGGAGGTGGTTCAGCATGGCGAAACCGGACTCCTGGTCGAATTGGAACAGGTTACCGACGGAACCGGAACGCCTTTGGATCCGGAGAAGTTCGTCAGCGACTTCGCTGCGGCCCTGAATGAAGTAGTAGCCGATCCTGCCCGCGCCCGCGAGATGGGAATTGCAGGGCGACGCCGGGCGGAGGAACACTTCTCCTGGGAGTCCATTACGGAAACCACGCTGGAGGTCTACCGCTCAGTCCTGCGGTAA
- a CDS encoding putative acyl-CoA oxidase (identified by match to protein family HMM PF00441; match to protein family HMM PF01756; match to protein family HMM PF02770), translating into MTEVVDRASSANQPSGRDDAATPSAAEPVVDVAALGEQLLGKWAHIRHQARAVAGNPAVQKIEGLHHTEHRARVFEQLKFLVDNNTVHRAFPTRLGGSDDHGGNIAGFEEIVTADPSLQIKAGVQWGLFGSAVMHLGTVEHQDKWLPGIMSLEIPGCFAMTETGHGSDVASIATTATYDEASQEFVINTPFRAAWKDYIGNAANDGLAAVVFAQLITKNVNHGVHAFYVELRDPATKEFLPGIGGEDDGIKGGLNGIDNGRLHFANVRIPRTNLLNRYGDVAVDGTYSSTIESPGRRFFTMLGTLVQGRVSLDGAAVAASKVALKTAIQYATERRQFNASSSTDEEVLLDYQRHQRRLFTRLATTYAASFAHEQLLQKFDDVFSGAHDTDADRQDLETLAAALKPLSTWHALDTLQECREACGGAGFLIENRFASLRADLDVYVTFEGDNTVLLQLVAKRLLADYAKEFRSADFGVLARYVVDQAAGVALHRTGLRQVAQFVADTGSVQKAALALRDEEGQRTLLADRVQSMVAEVGAALKGANKLPQHQAAALFNQHQHELIEAAQAHAELLQWEAFTEALGHVSDEGTKRVLTWLRDLFGLSLIEKHLSWYLMNGRLSMQRGRTVGTYINRLLVKIRPHAVDLVDAFGYGPEHLRASIASGAEAVRQDEAREHFSEQRASGSGPADEKTLLALKVRKSR; encoded by the coding sequence ATGACTGAAGTAGTGGACCGGGCCTCATCGGCCAACCAGCCCTCAGGCCGCGACGACGCAGCCACGCCCAGCGCTGCCGAGCCTGTGGTGGATGTCGCTGCCCTGGGAGAGCAGCTCCTGGGCAAGTGGGCCCACATCCGGCACCAAGCCCGCGCGGTGGCAGGCAACCCGGCGGTCCAGAAAATCGAGGGCCTGCACCACACCGAGCACCGTGCCCGAGTGTTCGAGCAGCTGAAGTTCCTGGTGGACAACAACACCGTCCATCGCGCCTTCCCCACCCGGCTGGGCGGCTCCGACGACCACGGCGGCAACATCGCCGGCTTCGAAGAGATCGTCACCGCCGACCCGTCGCTGCAGATCAAGGCTGGCGTCCAGTGGGGCCTCTTCGGCTCTGCAGTGATGCACCTCGGCACCGTGGAACATCAGGACAAGTGGCTCCCCGGCATCATGAGCCTTGAGATTCCAGGCTGCTTCGCCATGACCGAGACGGGCCACGGCTCGGATGTCGCCAGCATTGCCACCACGGCTACCTACGACGAAGCCAGCCAGGAATTCGTGATCAATACGCCGTTCCGGGCGGCATGGAAGGACTACATCGGCAATGCAGCCAACGATGGCCTGGCCGCTGTGGTGTTTGCCCAACTGATCACCAAGAACGTGAATCACGGTGTCCACGCTTTCTACGTGGAACTCCGCGATCCAGCCACCAAGGAGTTCCTCCCGGGCATCGGCGGTGAAGATGACGGCATCAAGGGTGGACTGAACGGCATTGACAACGGCCGGTTGCACTTTGCGAATGTACGCATCCCCCGCACCAACCTCCTGAACCGCTACGGTGACGTCGCTGTGGACGGTACTTACTCCTCCACCATTGAAAGCCCGGGACGCCGCTTCTTCACGATGCTCGGCACCTTGGTTCAAGGCCGTGTTTCCCTGGATGGAGCCGCTGTGGCTGCCAGCAAAGTTGCCCTCAAGACCGCCATTCAGTATGCCACTGAGCGCCGGCAATTCAACGCGTCGTCCAGCACCGATGAAGAGGTCCTGCTGGACTACCAGCGGCACCAGCGCCGCCTGTTCACCCGGCTCGCCACCACGTACGCCGCCAGTTTCGCGCACGAACAGTTGTTGCAGAAGTTCGACGACGTCTTCTCCGGCGCCCACGACACCGATGCCGACCGCCAGGACCTGGAAACCCTGGCCGCCGCGCTCAAACCGCTCAGCACCTGGCATGCCCTGGACACATTGCAGGAATGCCGGGAGGCATGCGGCGGCGCAGGCTTCCTGATCGAGAACCGCTTTGCTTCCTTGCGAGCGGACCTGGACGTCTATGTAACCTTCGAAGGCGATAACACTGTCCTGCTCCAACTGGTGGCCAAGCGCCTCTTGGCCGATTACGCCAAGGAATTCCGCAGCGCGGACTTTGGCGTACTGGCCCGCTACGTTGTGGACCAGGCGGCCGGGGTGGCTCTGCACCGTACGGGTCTAAGGCAGGTGGCCCAGTTCGTGGCCGATACCGGTTCAGTCCAAAAGGCTGCTTTGGCGTTGCGGGATGAGGAAGGCCAGCGGACCCTCCTCGCAGACCGCGTGCAGTCGATGGTGGCAGAAGTCGGTGCGGCACTGAAGGGCGCCAACAAGCTCCCCCAGCACCAGGCTGCAGCCCTCTTCAACCAGCACCAACACGAACTCATCGAAGCGGCCCAGGCGCACGCCGAACTCCTCCAGTGGGAAGCCTTCACTGAGGCTCTGGGCCACGTCTCTGATGAAGGGACCAAGCGGGTCCTGACGTGGCTGCGCGACCTCTTCGGGCTGTCCCTGATCGAGAAGCACCTGTCCTGGTACCTCATGAACGGGCGTCTTTCGATGCAGCGGGGCCGGACCGTGGGTACGTACATCAACCGCTTGCTGGTCAAGATCCGCCCGCACGCCGTGGACCTCGTGGATGCTTTCGGCTACGGTCCCGAGCATCTGCGTGCTTCCATAGCGAGCGGTGCAGAAGCCGTCAGGCAGGATGAAGCCCGCGAGCACTTCAGCGAGCAGCGGGCCAGCGGAAGCGGCCCTGCAGACGAGAAAACGCTCCTTGCCCTGAAGGTCCGCAAGTCGCGTTAG
- a CDS encoding putative acetyl-coa acetyltransferase (thiolase) (identified by match to protein family HMM PF00108; match to protein family HMM PF02803; match to protein family HMM TIGR01930) → MGGNRIPFARTGGAYVKSSNQDMLTAALEGLIARFGLQDERIGEVAAGAVLKHSRDFNLTREAVLGSALSPETPAYDLQQACATGLETVLGLSNKIKLGQIDSGIAGGVDSASDAPIAVSEGLREILLDLNRAKTPMQKLKIIGRIRPKDMAPDAPNTGEPRTGLSMGEHQALTTAQWKISREAQDELAFNSHRNLAAAYERGFFDDLITPYRGLNRDSNLRADTTLEKLSTLKPVFGKNLGAEATMTAGNSTPLTDGASAVLLATEEWADSHGLPKLATVLDGEAAAVDFVHGKDGLLMAPVFAVPRLLARQGLTFEDIDFFEIHEAFAGTVLSTLAAWEDEEFGRTRLGLDGALGKVDRAKLNVNGSSLAAGHPFAATGGRIVASLAKMLHEKGAVNGRPARGLISVCAAGGQGVVAILEAA, encoded by the coding sequence GTGGGCGGCAACCGCATTCCGTTCGCCCGCACTGGCGGGGCATATGTTAAGTCCTCCAACCAGGACATGCTCACCGCTGCACTGGAAGGGCTCATTGCCAGGTTCGGTCTCCAAGATGAACGCATTGGGGAGGTGGCAGCCGGGGCAGTGCTCAAGCACTCAAGGGACTTCAACCTCACCCGGGAAGCCGTCCTCGGCTCTGCCTTGTCACCCGAAACCCCCGCATACGACCTCCAACAAGCCTGTGCAACCGGCCTGGAGACCGTTCTTGGGTTGTCCAACAAGATCAAGTTAGGGCAGATCGATTCAGGGATTGCCGGTGGGGTGGACTCGGCATCGGATGCCCCGATCGCTGTCAGTGAAGGCCTGCGCGAAATCCTGCTGGACCTGAACCGGGCCAAGACCCCCATGCAGAAGCTGAAGATCATCGGCCGGATCCGCCCCAAGGACATGGCGCCGGATGCCCCCAACACCGGAGAGCCCCGCACAGGGCTGTCGATGGGCGAACACCAAGCCCTCACTACTGCCCAGTGGAAAATCTCCCGGGAAGCGCAGGATGAATTGGCTTTCAACAGCCATCGCAACCTCGCTGCCGCCTATGAGCGAGGCTTCTTCGATGACCTCATCACTCCGTACCGCGGCCTTAACCGCGACTCCAACCTGCGCGCAGACACCACACTGGAGAAGCTCTCCACGCTGAAGCCCGTGTTCGGCAAGAACCTGGGTGCCGAGGCGACCATGACCGCGGGAAACTCGACGCCCCTCACCGATGGAGCCTCCGCGGTCCTGTTGGCAACAGAAGAATGGGCCGACTCACACGGCCTGCCCAAGCTCGCAACCGTCCTGGATGGCGAGGCGGCCGCCGTCGACTTCGTTCACGGTAAGGACGGCCTCCTCATGGCGCCTGTTTTCGCAGTCCCGCGCCTGCTGGCCCGCCAAGGATTGACCTTTGAGGACATCGACTTCTTCGAAATCCACGAGGCCTTCGCGGGGACCGTTCTCAGCACCCTGGCGGCGTGGGAAGACGAGGAGTTCGGCCGGACGCGGCTGGGCCTCGACGGAGCGCTGGGCAAAGTGGACCGTGCCAAGCTCAACGTCAACGGATCATCGTTGGCTGCCGGCCATCCATTCGCAGCAACAGGTGGGAGGATCGTGGCCTCACTTGCAAAAATGCTCCATGAGAAGGGTGCCGTCAACGGCCGCCCCGCACGGGGCCTGATTTCCGTGTGCGCCGCAGGTGGTCAGGGTGTTGTTGCCATTCTGGAAGCAGCGTAG